From the bacterium genome, the window TCCGTCATTCCTTCTCCGGCCAATTCCGAGAGGACCAAGACCTTGGGCTCGAGCGCGGGCATCTTCTTGACGATCATTTCCTTATGTTTAGCCGTCATGGTGAGGATCAGGTCGCTTTCCATCACCAGGTTCTTGCCCAGCGGTTGGGTCTGATGCCCGGAGATATCCACATCCTTGGTCCGACAAGCTTCCACGGCTTCCGGGGCCACGGGCAAGCCGGCAAAGGCCGCCAACCCGGCCGACCGGACCTCCAGATCCAGCCCCTGGTCCTTGGCCATTTTTTTCAAGAGGCCCTCGGCCATCGGGCTACGGCAGGTATTCCCGGTGCAGACAAAGAGGACCTTTTTAGCCACCGGGGACCGCCCGTTTTATT encodes:
- a CDS encoding low molecular weight protein arginine phosphatase — its product is MAKKVLFVCTGNTCRSPMAEGLLKKMAKDQGLDLEVRSAGLAAFAGLPVAPEAVEACRTKDVDISGHQTQPLGKNLVMESDLILTMTAKHKEMIVKKMPALEPKVLVLSELAGEGMTDVEDPVGQPVEAYQAALDQIEGYLLRSLDRLKN